The following are from one region of the Deltaproteobacteria bacterium HGW-Deltaproteobacteria-6 genome:
- a CDS encoding CopG family transcriptional regulator, producing MAKVVTLRLNDDVYHLFEHYAKDDNRPLSNFIETAARRYIEQNVEYVDEYEMDEIKNNAALNDSIKRGVKDAKNKKGRFVA from the coding sequence ATGGCAAAAGTTGTAACATTACGGTTAAATGACGATGTTTATCATCTGTTTGAACACTATGCAAAAGATGATAACCGGCCCCTGTCCAATTTCATAGAAACGGCGGCAAGACGATACATTGAACAAAATGTTGAGTATGTCGATGAGTATGAGATGGACGAAATTAAAAATAACGCGGCGCTGAATGACAGCATCAAACGCGGCGTCAAAGACGCGAAAAACAAAAAAGGACGCTTCGTTGCCTGA
- a CDS encoding primosomal protein N' → MYVNVALNIPADKLFTYEVPENLQPAVQIGKRVFVPFGNRKRTGFIVALSDTCDLAEVKTIQEILDDEPLFGSADLNFYSWIAEYFMYPLGKTLAELIPSGAEKKDFLWITPLAADDDLILSSAQKNLLSLIQQYPQGITLNNLASVSNLKNTSSIVHNLCLAGRIRIQTRQNRQLAAKTEKFVRLDEDKIAGVKLTARQSALVEFMQIHKTMALNDLIKKANTSKAVVKNLHEKGIIVLSSEEKIRKTSLTSTIGNDPSGFLLNSEQQQAFSEICRHLEKKAFAPILLHGVTGSGKTEVYLNAIEEVLKNGGSAIYLVPEIALTPQLISRIAGRFDEQKIAVLHSGIAEAVRFDQWRQIKRGKINLVIGARSALFAPLPDLKLIIVDEEHDASYKQDDRLCYHARDLAVLRAKLSCAVAVLGSATPGVRSYFNAKTKKYFRLELSERVENKPLPLVEIVDMKAQKEMQGKIPILSHELIAEMEETLGRNEQVLLFLNKRGFDTFLVCADCGYNFRCPNCDVSLKSHLTEKLVKCHYCDYTIKALPLCPSCKGSRILSYGTGTQKLEKEIERLFPAARVRRMDSDTTAQKGSQEEILRDLQEKEIDILVGTQMITKGHDFPFITLVGVIAADTSLNMPDFRAAEKTFQMLTQVAGRSGRGNTPGKVIIQTFNPQHYALRHAQNHDYQSFYAEEIEHRKALQYPPFGRIINIRLSSTNKEALDDQTAAAGKLARKLSAKHGNAAEIIGPAESPLARIQGRLRRQMLIKGRDIKILHAIAREILEKCANSAVRVSIDVDPENFM, encoded by the coding sequence ATGTATGTAAATGTCGCCCTCAATATTCCGGCTGATAAACTTTTCACCTATGAAGTCCCGGAAAATCTTCAGCCCGCCGTTCAGATCGGCAAACGTGTTTTTGTTCCTTTCGGGAATCGCAAACGCACGGGTTTTATCGTTGCTCTTTCCGATACCTGCGATCTCGCGGAGGTCAAAACCATTCAGGAAATTCTGGATGACGAACCGCTCTTTGGCAGCGCCGACCTGAATTTCTATTCCTGGATTGCCGAATATTTCATGTACCCGCTGGGTAAAACACTGGCTGAGCTGATCCCCTCGGGGGCCGAAAAAAAAGATTTTCTCTGGATTACGCCGCTTGCGGCAGACGACGATCTCATTTTGTCCTCGGCGCAAAAAAATTTACTTTCCCTTATTCAGCAGTATCCTCAGGGCATTACGTTGAACAACCTGGCCTCGGTCAGCAACCTCAAAAACACCTCTTCCATCGTCCATAACCTTTGTCTGGCGGGGCGGATACGGATTCAAACCAGACAAAACAGGCAACTGGCGGCAAAGACGGAAAAATTTGTGCGTCTGGACGAAGATAAGATTGCCGGAGTGAAATTAACCGCCAGACAAAGCGCGCTGGTCGAGTTCATGCAGATTCACAAAACCATGGCGCTCAATGATTTAATCAAAAAGGCCAACACGTCCAAAGCCGTGGTCAAAAACCTGCACGAAAAAGGGATTATCGTTTTATCCTCCGAAGAAAAAATCCGGAAGACATCGCTTACGTCTACAATCGGGAATGACCCAAGCGGTTTTCTGCTCAATTCCGAACAACAGCAGGCGTTTTCAGAAATTTGCCGCCATCTGGAGAAAAAGGCGTTTGCGCCGATTCTGCTGCACGGCGTGACGGGCAGCGGCAAAACCGAAGTCTATCTGAACGCCATCGAAGAGGTTTTGAAAAACGGCGGCTCAGCCATTTACCTGGTGCCGGAAATCGCCCTGACGCCCCAGCTGATTTCCCGCATTGCCGGACGCTTCGATGAACAAAAGATTGCCGTACTCCATAGCGGCATCGCCGAAGCCGTGCGCTTCGATCAATGGCGGCAGATTAAACGCGGTAAAATCAATCTGGTCATCGGCGCCCGCTCGGCGCTCTTTGCGCCGCTTCCCGATCTGAAGCTGATCATCGTCGATGAAGAACATGACGCCTCCTACAAACAGGATGACCGCCTCTGCTATCACGCTCGCGACCTGGCCGTGCTGAGGGCAAAGCTTTCCTGCGCGGTGGCTGTGCTGGGCTCCGCCACACCGGGCGTTCGCTCTTATTTTAACGCCAAAACCAAAAAATATTTCCGTCTGGAATTATCCGAACGGGTGGAAAATAAACCCCTGCCCCTGGTGGAAATCGTCGATATGAAGGCGCAGAAAGAAATGCAGGGCAAAATCCCCATCCTGTCGCATGAACTGATTGCAGAGATGGAAGAAACGCTGGGCAGAAATGAGCAGGTCCTGCTTTTCCTGAACAAACGGGGTTTTGACACCTTTCTGGTTTGCGCCGACTGCGGCTATAATTTCCGCTGTCCCAATTGCGACGTCTCCCTGAAAAGTCATCTGACGGAAAAGCTGGTGAAATGCCATTACTGCGATTACACCATCAAAGCGCTGCCGCTTTGTCCGTCGTGCAAAGGCAGCCGGATTTTGAGCTACGGCACAGGCACGCAGAAACTGGAAAAAGAAATCGAGCGGTTGTTTCCCGCGGCGCGCGTCCGCCGGATGGACTCGGACACGACAGCCCAAAAAGGGTCGCAGGAAGAAATTCTGCGCGACCTTCAGGAAAAGGAAATCGATATTCTGGTCGGCACGCAAATGATCACCAAGGGGCATGATTTCCCTTTTATCACGCTGGTCGGCGTCATTGCCGCGGACACCTCGCTGAACATGCCGGACTTCCGTGCGGCGGAGAAAACTTTTCAAATGCTCACGCAGGTGGCCGGCCGCAGCGGACGCGGGAACACACCCGGCAAGGTCATCATTCAAACCTTCAACCCGCAGCATTACGCCCTGCGGCATGCCCAAAATCATGACTACCAATCATTTTACGCCGAAGAAATAGAACACCGCAAGGCCTTGCAATACCCGCCCTTCGGCCGGATCATCAACATCCGCCTGTCTTCAACCAATAAAGAAGCCCTGGACGATCAGACGGCCGCGGCGGGAAAACTGGCTCGCAAGCTTTCCGCTAAACACGGCAATGCCGCAGAAATCATCGGCCCTGCGGAATCCCCGCTGGCCAGGATTCAGGGGCGTCTGCGCAGGCAAATGCTCATCAAAGGCCGCGACATCAAAATTCTTCATGCCATCGCCCGGGAAATTCTGGAAAAATGCGCCAACAGCGCGGTGAGGGTGAGTATAGACGTGGATCCGGAAAACTTCATGTAG
- the dksA gene encoding RNA polymerase-binding protein DksA, giving the protein MKPEKLEAFRKLLTQKINELLSEAGKTVSEMTNGKENFPDPNDRASLESDRNFELRIRDRERKLIAKMQEAIKRIDDGTFGICEACGGPISEKRLLARPVTTECIDCKTKQEKLEKLKGE; this is encoded by the coding sequence TTGAAGCCGGAAAAACTGGAGGCATTTCGTAAATTGCTCACCCAGAAGATCAATGAGCTGCTGAGTGAGGCGGGCAAAACCGTATCGGAAATGACCAACGGCAAGGAAAATTTCCCCGACCCCAACGATCGTGCATCGCTGGAATCCGACCGCAACTTCGAGTTGCGTATCCGTGACCGGGAGCGCAAACTCATTGCGAAAATGCAGGAAGCCATTAAGCGAATTGACGACGGAACCTTCGGCATTTGCGAAGCCTGCGGCGGACCGATTTCCGAAAAAAGACTGCTGGCGAGACCTGTCACAACCGAGTGCATCGACTGCAAAACCAAGCAGGAGAAGCTTGAGAAACTCAAAGGTGAATAA
- the rfaE2 gene encoding D-glycero-beta-D-manno-heptose 1-phosphate adenylyltransferase, which yields MNKILDRKTLKEKIDALRKEGKKIAFTNGCFDILHVGHVRYLKEARKKADVLVLALNSDSSVRTIKGDKRPLVPEEERAEVLAGLECIDFVTIFPEPTPLELICYLQPDALIKGGDWPEDKVVGRDEIKQWGGNVILIPEIIGKSTTNIVDKIIAVYCSGSL from the coding sequence ATGAATAAGATTCTGGACAGAAAAACGCTCAAAGAAAAAATCGACGCACTGCGTAAAGAAGGAAAAAAGATCGCCTTCACCAACGGCTGCTTTGATATACTGCATGTCGGACATGTCCGTTATTTAAAGGAAGCGCGCAAAAAGGCCGATGTACTGGTTCTGGCGCTCAACAGCGATTCTTCGGTGCGAACGATCAAGGGCGACAAAAGGCCGCTCGTGCCTGAAGAAGAAAGAGCGGAAGTTCTGGCTGGCCTGGAATGCATTGATTTTGTAACAATATTTCCGGAACCGACGCCGCTTGAGTTGATTTGCTATCTCCAACCGGACGCTTTAATCAAAGGCGGCGACTGGCCAGAAGACAAAGTTGTCGGACGCGATGAAATCAAACAATGGGGCGGAAATGTCATCCTTATTCCGGAAATAATTGGAAAATCAACGACCAATATCGTGGATAAAATAATAGCCGTATATTGTTCAGGAAGTTTATGA
- a CDS encoding amidophosphoribosyltransferase: MILADLFHDISDVFFPPLCISCANVLPACEDKVFCGECRQNIHYINQCHCPVCGITFPDSPSGNHLCGSCLENKPHYSFARAALAYEGIILDAIHQFKYGRNISHGALLAGLLADFNFPDMDWSKTDLMIPVPLHIRRLRNRGFNQALILARALGQKHGVNVDFSLLKRRKLTLTQTGLDKKERALNIKGAFVVVQPARIKGKNIILVDDVLTTGATINECAKTLKKAGAKQVAVITLARVL, translated from the coding sequence TTGATTTTAGCTGATTTGTTCCACGACATATCAGATGTATTCTTTCCGCCTCTTTGTATTTCCTGCGCAAACGTTCTGCCTGCCTGCGAGGACAAGGTCTTCTGCGGGGAGTGCCGCCAGAACATTCATTATATCAACCAGTGCCACTGCCCGGTGTGCGGCATCACCTTTCCCGACTCACCCTCAGGGAACCACCTTTGCGGTTCATGCCTGGAAAATAAGCCTCATTATTCTTTCGCCCGCGCCGCACTGGCTTATGAAGGCATTATCCTTGACGCTATTCATCAATTTAAATACGGACGCAACATCAGTCACGGCGCTCTCCTGGCCGGACTGCTGGCCGACTTTAATTTCCCCGATATGGACTGGAGCAAAACTGATCTCATGATCCCCGTTCCACTGCATATTCGGCGTCTGCGCAACCGGGGTTTCAACCAGGCTCTCATTCTGGCCCGGGCTCTGGGCCAGAAGCATGGAGTTAATGTCGATTTTTCCTTGCTAAAAAGGCGTAAATTGACTTTAACGCAAACAGGACTGGATAAAAAGGAACGGGCACTAAACATTAAAGGAGCATTTGTTGTGGTACAACCCGCAAGGATTAAAGGAAAAAACATTATTCTGGTCGATGATGTGCTGACGACGGGTGCGACAATCAACGAATGCGCCAAAACGCTGAAAAAGGCCGGTGCAAAACAAGTGGCGGTCATCACACTGGCCAGAGTTCTTTAG
- the rsfS gene encoding ribosome silencing factor, protein MLLCINAVLQKKAKNIVALNVKEMSSFTDYMLICSGATDRQVQAVSSAIQEYMKKEGILPLGVEGQANAEWMLLDYDDVVISVFQESARSFYGLEGLWDAPRMEIDENATEIKKLTKDMA, encoded by the coding sequence CTGCTTTTATGCATCAACGCCGTTCTGCAGAAAAAAGCAAAAAACATTGTAGCTTTAAATGTTAAAGAGATGTCGTCCTTCACGGACTATATGCTGATTTGCTCGGGCGCAACCGACCGGCAGGTACAGGCGGTTTCCTCCGCAATTCAGGAATACATGAAAAAAGAAGGCATCCTGCCACTGGGCGTGGAAGGCCAGGCAAACGCGGAATGGATGCTGCTGGATTATGATGATGTGGTCATTTCCGTTTTTCAGGAGTCGGCCCGTTCGTTTTACGGACTGGAAGGCCTCTGGGATGCTCCAAGGATGGAAATTGACGAAAACGCCACCGAAATCAAGAAATTAACCAAGGACATGGCTTGA
- a CDS encoding AP endonuclease, translating into MLAILKRVHTHMPYTLLSRHLPMILEKQLNLEIYFNHIALQALDKNECREHAARLKDAGLKVTFHAPFVDLRPGALDDQIRRTSLDRIRQVFDLIPYFQPLKIVCHPSFDDRYYVSCDDLWLENSINFWRQLIPLAKDGGVMIALENVYEKEPDILRRLLATLASDQVCFCFDTGHFNVFSHADLNTWMEQMGGYIGHLHLHDNFGKLDEHLPVGAATFPFDQFFAALQALKVKPTITLEAHSQDNLWKSLANLQKMSLLDRLD; encoded by the coding sequence ATGCTGGCTATTTTAAAAAGAGTTCACACCCATATGCCTTATACGCTTCTATCCCGTCATCTGCCGATGATCCTGGAGAAGCAGCTTAACCTGGAAATTTATTTCAATCATATTGCGTTACAGGCGCTGGATAAAAATGAATGCCGTGAGCATGCGGCAAGGCTTAAGGATGCCGGATTAAAAGTGACTTTTCATGCTCCTTTTGTGGATCTGCGGCCCGGCGCACTTGATGATCAGATCAGGAGGACCAGTCTGGACCGGATCAGGCAGGTGTTTGACCTGATCCCGTATTTTCAGCCGCTGAAAATTGTCTGCCACCCCTCCTTTGACGACCGCTACTACGTGTCCTGTGACGATTTGTGGCTGGAAAACAGCATTAATTTCTGGCGTCAGCTTATTCCATTGGCCAAAGATGGAGGGGTGATGATCGCTCTGGAAAATGTTTATGAAAAAGAGCCGGATATTTTACGCCGTCTGCTTGCAACGCTTGCCTCGGATCAAGTCTGCTTTTGCTTTGATACGGGTCACTTCAACGTTTTCTCCCATGCGGATTTAAATACATGGATGGAACAGATGGGCGGTTACATCGGTCATCTGCATCTGCATGATAATTTCGGCAAGCTCGACGAACATTTGCCGGTCGGCGCGGCAACATTTCCGTTCGATCAGTTTTTTGCCGCCCTGCAGGCCTTAAAGGTTAAACCGACGATCACACTGGAGGCGCATTCGCAGGATAATTTGTGGAAGTCTCTGGCTAATTTGCAAAAGATGTCGCTTTTGGATAGACTGGATTAG
- a CDS encoding diguanylate cyclase, with the protein MSKYLIKRVLFMIPLLLGITVICFFVMRLAPGSPTDLQTQMNPKASAEMKERLMSLYELDKPIHVQYWSWLKKLGRGDLGTSFSSDHRKVSDKIMERLPITIVINFLSLIIIIAVAVPIGVLSAVHQNSLFDKVTAVLVFIGFAVPTFWLALLLMIFFGIHLGWLPISGLRSLNYEYLSAWGQLVDLALHLVLPVFISAFGGLAGLSRYMRANMLEVIRQDYILTARAKGLSERQVIYKHALRNALLPAITILGLSIPGLIGGSVIFETIFAIPGMGQLFYMSVMARDYPTVMGILLIGAILTLVGNLIADLSYALADPRIRIS; encoded by the coding sequence ATGTCCAAATATCTGATCAAGAGAGTCCTCTTTATGATACCGCTTCTGCTCGGCATCACGGTCATTTGCTTTTTTGTGATGCGGCTGGCGCCCGGATCACCCACGGATTTGCAGACGCAGATGAATCCAAAAGCGTCCGCCGAGATGAAGGAGCGCCTGATGAGCCTCTATGAACTGGATAAGCCCATCCATGTTCAATACTGGTCGTGGCTCAAGAAGCTGGGACGGGGTGATCTGGGCACTTCCTTTTCATCCGATCACCGGAAGGTGTCCGACAAAATTATGGAACGTCTCCCGATCACGATTGTTATCAATTTTCTGTCCCTGATCATTATCATTGCGGTGGCTGTGCCGATCGGCGTATTGTCGGCGGTTCATCAAAATTCACTTTTCGATAAAGTGACCGCGGTGCTTGTGTTTATCGGTTTTGCCGTGCCCACTTTCTGGCTGGCATTACTGCTGATGATCTTTTTCGGCATTCACCTGGGGTGGCTGCCGATTTCGGGGTTGCGATCCCTCAATTATGAATATTTGAGCGCCTGGGGACAGCTTGTGGATCTGGCCTTGCATCTGGTCCTGCCGGTATTCATTTCCGCTTTCGGCGGGCTGGCCGGATTGTCCCGCTACATGCGCGCCAACATGCTGGAGGTTATCCGTCAGGATTACATTCTGACGGCGCGCGCCAAGGGGCTGAGTGAAAGGCAGGTTATTTATAAACATGCCCTGCGCAACGCGCTCCTGCCCGCGATTACCATTCTGGGGTTGTCCATTCCCGGCCTCATCGGCGGCAGTGTCATCTTTGAAACAATTTTCGCGATTCCGGGCATGGGGCAGTTGTTTTACATGTCGGTGATGGCCCGCGATTATCCGACGGTGATGGGAATCCTGCTTATCGGCGCGATCTTGACGCTGGTGGGAAATCTGATTGCCGATCTGTCGTATGCGCTGGCGGACCCGCGCATAAGGATTTCATAA
- a CDS encoding peptide ABC transporter permease — translation MGFWEMFYKNKLALTGCGIVLALFVVSLLAPVIAPYDPGAIDLKNVLAPPSAGHWFGTDQLGRDVLSRMIWGARISLKVGFVATGLAILIGMILGAVAGYYGGWIDATIMRFVDVMLCFPTFFLILAVIAFLEPSIWNIMIVIGLTGWMGVTRLVRADFISLRERDFVRAARAIGANDARIIFMHILPNALASILVAATLGIAGAILTESALSFLGIGVQPPIPSWGNILTAGKDNIDIAWWLSLYPGLAILITVVGYNLLGEGIRDASDPRLKR, via the coding sequence ATGGGTTTCTGGGAAATGTTTTATAAAAATAAACTGGCGCTGACCGGCTGCGGAATTGTCCTCGCGTTATTTGTCGTCTCGCTTCTGGCGCCCGTGATTGCGCCCTACGACCCCGGCGCGATTGATCTGAAAAATGTTCTGGCGCCGCCGTCCGCTGGTCACTGGTTCGGCACCGATCAACTCGGGCGCGATGTCCTTTCCCGGATGATCTGGGGGGCGCGCATTTCACTGAAGGTCGGGTTTGTCGCCACGGGGCTGGCGATTTTGATCGGGATGATTCTGGGCGCTGTCGCCGGTTATTACGGCGGCTGGATTGACGCGACGATCATGCGTTTTGTGGATGTCATGCTTTGTTTTCCCACCTTCTTTCTGATCCTGGCGGTGATCGCCTTTCTCGAGCCTTCAATCTGGAATATCATGATCGTGATCGGATTAACGGGCTGGATGGGAGTGACGCGTCTGGTGCGCGCGGATTTCATCTCGCTTCGCGAAAGGGATTTCGTCCGGGCTGCCCGGGCTATCGGCGCAAACGATGCGCGGATTATTTTCATGCACATTCTTCCCAACGCGCTGGCTTCCATCCTGGTTGCCGCCACTCTTGGAATTGCCGGTGCGATTCTGACGGAGTCGGCTTTGAGCTTTTTAGGCATCGGTGTGCAGCCGCCGATACCCAGTTGGGGAAATATTCTGACGGCGGGCAAGGATAATATCGATATTGCCTGGTGGCTGTCGCTTTATCCGGGTCTGGCAATCTTGATCACGGTGGTCGGTTACAATTTGCTGGGAGAGGGGATTCGTGATGCGTCCGACCCCCGTCTGAAAAGATAA
- a CDS encoding hydrolase TatD, translating to MLIDSHAHLEMKEFDSDRQDVIERARVAGVDCIVTVGTNPGLSRKALSIARQYENIYATVGVHPHDAAAASDKSLDELKALACDPKVVAYGEIGLDYFRNISPRGKQTEIFGKQLELANELNLPVIIHDRDAHEETLSMVKSSGIRLGVFHCFSGDWGMARRCIDLGFYISVPGVVTFDKSKVLQEVVRQAPLDSLLLETDCPYLTPVPHRGKRNEPSFIIHTAKKVAEIKGMNWEIVAEKAAVNTRKLFRIESSPAK from the coding sequence ATGCTGATCGACTCCCATGCCCACCTGGAGATGAAAGAATTCGATTCGGACCGCCAGGACGTGATCGAACGCGCCAGGGTTGCGGGTGTTGACTGTATCGTTACGGTGGGAACCAATCCGGGCTTGAGCCGCAAGGCATTATCGATCGCCCGTCAATACGAAAACATTTATGCAACCGTCGGCGTTCATCCCCATGATGCGGCCGCGGCCTCCGATAAATCACTCGATGAACTGAAGGCGCTGGCCTGCGACCCGAAAGTTGTCGCCTATGGCGAAATCGGTCTGGATTATTTCCGCAATATCTCCCCGCGTGGCAAACAAACCGAGATCTTCGGCAAACAACTGGAATTGGCGAATGAACTGAACCTGCCGGTGATTATCCATGATCGCGACGCGCATGAAGAGACGCTCAGCATGGTAAAATCCTCGGGTATCCGCCTCGGTGTCTTTCATTGCTTTTCCGGCGACTGGGGCATGGCCAGACGATGCATTGATCTGGGTTTTTATATTTCAGTGCCGGGCGTCGTGACCTTCGACAAGTCCAAAGTACTGCAGGAGGTGGTGAGACAGGCGCCCCTTGATTCCCTTCTTTTGGAAACGGACTGCCCTTATCTGACACCCGTGCCTCATCGCGGGAAACGAAATGAACCTTCTTTCATCATCCATACGGCAAAGAAAGTTGCCGAAATAAAAGGCATGAACTGGGAAATCGTCGCCGAGAAGGCGGCGGTCAACACCCGGAAGCTTTTCCGCATCGAATCCTCTCCCGCTAAATAG
- the queC gene encoding 7-cyano-7-deazaguanine synthase QueC, protein MKKAVVLLSGGVDSATTLAIARNMGFEIYALSFRYGQRHLVELEAAARVAHRDPVAEHLIVDIDLRLIGGSALTGDLAVPKSRSVEDMGKDIPATYVPARNTIFLSYALAWAEVVGSSDIFIGVNALDYSGYPDCRPEYIEAYGRMANLATKAGVEGRQKLEIHTPLIHLSKAQIIRKGVELGVDYALTHSCYDPGSDGAACGQCDSCLLRLKGFHEAGLEDPVKYRL, encoded by the coding sequence ATGAAGAAAGCCGTTGTTCTGCTCTCCGGCGGCGTTGATTCCGCCACCACGCTGGCTATCGCCCGGAACATGGGATTTGAGATATATGCGTTGAGTTTCCGTTACGGTCAACGCCATCTGGTCGAACTGGAAGCAGCCGCGCGTGTTGCCCATCGGGACCCGGTGGCGGAGCATCTGATTGTGGATATTGACCTGAGGCTCATTGGAGGTTCCGCATTAACCGGCGATCTGGCTGTTCCCAAAAGCCGCTCGGTGGAAGATATGGGGAAGGATATTCCGGCAACCTATGTTCCGGCGCGCAATACCATTTTTCTTTCTTACGCTCTGGCCTGGGCGGAGGTGGTCGGATCGTCTGATATTTTTATCGGTGTGAATGCTCTGGACTACAGCGGCTATCCCGACTGCCGTCCCGAGTATATCGAGGCTTACGGGCGCATGGCCAACCTGGCGACCAAAGCGGGTGTGGAAGGCCGGCAAAAATTAGAAATTCATACGCCGCTCATTCATTTGAGCAAAGCGCAGATTATCCGCAAAGGTGTGGAATTGGGCGTCGATTATGCTCTGACCCACAGTTGCTATGATCCGGGATCGGACGGCGCCGCCTGCGGCCAGTGCGACTCCTGCCTTTTACGGCTGAAAGGCTTTCATGAAGCGGGGCTTGAAGATCCGGTAAAATACAGGCTATAG
- the queE gene encoding 7-carboxy-7-deazaguanine synthase yields MYSVKEIFYSIQGEGYYSGRPAVFCRFAGCNLWSGKEEDRKDALCPFCDTDFAGTDGTDGGVYETAGLLVRKISQHWPQSNGRRFVVCTGGEPLLQVDDALIAALREEKFEIAVETNGTIVAPAGIDWICVSPKAGVELAQSGGDELKLVYPQDGALPEKYTSLNFRHFFLQPMDGVAREEATRQTLEYVLAHPQWRISLQLHKILGVR; encoded by the coding sequence ATGTATTCTGTTAAAGAAATATTTTACTCGATTCAGGGGGAAGGCTATTACAGCGGCCGTCCGGCGGTCTTTTGCCGTTTTGCAGGCTGCAACTTATGGTCGGGAAAAGAAGAAGATCGAAAAGATGCACTCTGTCCGTTTTGTGATACGGATTTTGCCGGGACGGACGGTACGGACGGGGGGGTGTATGAAACCGCAGGTCTGTTGGTCCGGAAAATATCTCAGCACTGGCCGCAATCAAATGGCCGTCGGTTTGTGGTTTGCACGGGCGGAGAACCGTTGCTGCAAGTCGATGATGCATTGATTGCCGCCCTGCGTGAAGAGAAATTTGAAATTGCCGTGGAGACCAACGGTACGATCGTCGCGCCCGCAGGCATCGACTGGATTTGCGTCAGTCCCAAGGCCGGCGTTGAATTGGCGCAGTCCGGCGGAGATGAGTTAAAACTTGTTTATCCGCAGGACGGAGCTTTACCGGAAAAATACACAAGCCTGAATTTTCGGCATTTTTTTCTGCAGCCGATGGACGGCGTTGCCAGGGAAGAGGCCACAAGGCAGACATTAGAATATGTTCTGGCGCATCCGCAGTGGCGAATCAGTTTGCAGTTGCATAAAATATTAGGTGTTCGATAA
- the queD gene encoding 6-carboxytetrahydropterin synthase QueD → MEIYKVFKFDAAHHLPRVPAGHKCAKVHGHSFRVEIHLRDKTDPRTGWVMDFAGITAAFDPILDQLDHKNLNDIEGLENPTSENLCRWIWQRLLPALPQLCRIVVQESPESGCIYEGDE, encoded by the coding sequence ATGGAAATTTATAAAGTGTTCAAATTTGATGCGGCCCACCATCTGCCCCGTGTTCCGGCGGGCCACAAATGCGCCAAGGTGCACGGCCATTCTTTCCGCGTCGAAATTCATCTTCGGGACAAGACCGATCCCCGCACCGGCTGGGTAATGGATTTTGCCGGCATCACGGCGGCTTTTGACCCCATTCTGGATCAGCTGGATCACAAGAATTTAAACGACATCGAAGGCCTGGAAAATCCGACCTCGGAGAACCTGTGCCGGTGGATCTGGCAGCGTCTTTTGCCTGCGCTTCCGCAACTGTGCAGGATCGTCGTTCAGGAAAGTCCCGAATCCGGCTGCATCTATGAAGGGGATGAATAA
- a CDS encoding thiamine diphosphokinase, which translates to MHQHIVIVSGGRLGDMNFFRTKVEQTDNRLLICCDGGARHLTVASIIPDVLVGDMDSLDPEQLTRFERLGVNIIRYPVNKDFTDTALALDYAMSLQPEAIDIWGAQGGRIDHALANLFLLLRGKEAGIKTRLLDEYCEMFIADSEVAFADLTGCLVSLIALSPEVKGVTLQGFLYPLNEATLSMSESRGVSNIIQAEQACIRVRSGHLLVIRYRQKDVFPEAN; encoded by the coding sequence ATGCATCAACACATTGTTATCGTCAGCGGCGGGCGTCTGGGGGATATGAATTTCTTCCGGACGAAGGTGGAGCAAACAGATAATCGCTTGCTGATCTGCTGTGACGGCGGCGCCCGCCATCTGACGGTTGCCTCGATAATACCGGATGTGCTGGTGGGGGATATGGATTCCCTCGACCCGGAGCAACTGACGCGTTTTGAACGTCTGGGTGTGAACATCATCCGGTATCCGGTCAACAAGGATTTTACCGATACGGCGCTGGCGCTTGATTATGCAATGTCCCTCCAGCCGGAAGCGATTGATATCTGGGGCGCACAGGGCGGAAGAATAGATCATGCCCTGGCGAATCTTTTCTTACTGCTCAGAGGCAAGGAAGCGGGGATTAAAACCCGCCTGCTGGATGAATACTGTGAAATGTTTATTGCGGACAGTGAGGTTGCCTTTGCGGACTTAACGGGCTGTCTGGTTTCGCTCATCGCACTTTCTCCCGAAGTGAAAGGTGTTACGCTTCAGGGATTCCTCTATCCGCTTAACGAAGCGACATTGAGCATGTCCGAGTCAAGAGGCGTCAGCAATATCATTCAGGCCGAACAGGCCTGCATTCGCGTCCGCTCGGGTCATCTGCTGGTGATCCGCTACCGGCAAAAAGATGTTTTTCCGGAGGCGAACTAA